The nucleotide window CACTCACGTTAAACTACAGCCCTAAGAAGGTGAACATGACGGACCCAAAATCGAAAAACAGCGATATCCGCATACAGTTCAACGAAGAGATTCGCAACAACGCCAAGATCAAAGTGATTGGGGTGGGCGGTGGCGGCGGCAATGCCGTCAACCGCATGATTGACGCTCACGTCGAGGGCGTGGAGTTCGTGGCCGCCAACACCGATCTGCAGGCGCTGCAGATGTGCCGCGCGCCTATCAAGATCCAGCTTGGGGTAAAGCTCACCAATGGCTTAGGCGCGGGAGCTAATCCTGATGTCGGCCGCAAGGGCGCTTTGGAAGATGCCGATAAGATCATCGAAGCCCTCGAAGGCGCGGACATGATCTTTGTCACCGCCGGTCTGGGTGGCGGCACCGGCACCGGGGCTGCGCCGATTATTGCCTCGCTGGCCAGCGAGATGGGGGCGCTCACCGTGGGAGTAGTCACTAAACCCTTTGCCTTCGAAGGCAAGCGCCGCATGCAGCAGGCAGAAAAAGGATTAGCTGAGCTGATCGAGTGCGTGGACACCATGATCGTGATCCCCAACGAGAAGCTGCTGGCCGTGGCCCAGAACGCAGGCTTCTTTGAATCGTTCCGCGTCGCCGATGACATCTTGCGGCAAGCGGTGCAGGGCATCTCTGACATCATCACCATTCCCGGCATCATCAACCGCGACTTCGCCGATGTGAAGGCCATCATGGCCGGCATGGGCTTTGCTGTCATGGGCACCGCCACCGCCAAGGGCGAGCGCCGCGCTACTCAGGCGGCGCAGGCGGCGATTGCCTCCCCGCTGCTCGAAGCCGGCGCCATTGACGGCGCGCGCGGCATCCTGATCAACATTACCGGCTCCAGCTCGCTGCGGCTGGCCGAGGTCAATGAAGCTTCCACGATTATCCAGAGCGCGTCGCACGAGGACGCCAACATCATCTTCGGCGCGGTGCTGGATGAGAAGATGAAAGAAGAAGTCAAGATTACGGTCATTGCCACCGGCTTCCGCGAGACCAAATCGCAGCAGCGCGAACGCTCCGCTACTGCAGCAGCAGTTGCTATCTCCAGTGCGCGCGCAGCCTCGTCTTTTACGCCCAGCAAGCCTACCGAACTGCCACAGCCCCAGCGGCTAGCCCCAGAGGCGGGAGGCCAGGCACAAGTTCCGCCTAAAAATACATTTACTCCGGCCTTGCAGCGCACACCGGCAGCCCCAACACGTGAAACTCCGTCACTGGACCAGGTCAAGAGCAACGTCACCAGCAACTTCCCGCAGGATGATCTGGATGTGCCGGCATTTATCCGGAAGCGGGGCGACCAGTAAGTTCTCAGTCGCCAGTCCTTGGTCCTCAGGAACGCAAGGTGGCGGCCTTCCGAGACAAATCCCTCCGCAAAATAAGCCGAGCGCAGAGGGTGGGGGTACTTGCTAGGTAGTGGTTGGAGCCCTAACAATAACGCTGATTACCGCATATCTAGCGGCTAAAGTTGATGTCGGGGCGGGGTACTTGCTGAACAGGTCGAGATGGTGCCGATCCACTAGTAAGTCCTCAGTCGTCAGTCCTTAGTCCTCAGGAACGCAATGGGCTGTCCCCAATGGCCTTCACCTCCGAGAAAACCCCCGCCGCAAAATAGGGCCGAGTAGCGGAGGGTGGGGGTACTTGCTAGGTAGTGGTTGGAGTCCTAAAAATAACGCTGATCACCGCATATCTAGCGGCTAAAGTTGATGTCTGGGTGGGGTACTTGCTGAACAGGTCGAGATCGTGGCCGGTCCCCAGTGTCGCCCCCTCCAGGGCTCAGCTTCTTTCTCCAGCTTACCCACCGCTATCGCGGTGGGCTAACCTCTGACCGCGCCTCCCCCACCCCAACACGCGCGGCGCGTGTTGGGGACCCCGGCTCCAGCGCTGGGAGCATCACAGAAACGAGATACAGCAAGACTTGAAGAAGGTATAGCCAGTATTCAGAATCCCTGTATCGCAAACGAGTTGTCAAAGAACCTAAGGGGCACAAGCCCCGCATTCTTGAATGCGTGTTCTATCTTCCGTAGCCAAAACCGGGCTACGCTCTCGCTTAATGATGGGCGCTGATTGTTTGAAATGCAATGATTTGATACCACTTTGATATCACTTTATCATAACCAAGGGTGATATTCAGAGCGCAAGCAGCCATAAAATGAGGGGTTTGTTGCTATTTTTGGCCGTGGTGTGGGCAAGGTGCCCCCCACGACAGCTGGCGAGACGCTGGCGCTACGTCAAATTCCTATCTTGGCCGGGGGGAATGGAGCACGGTCAGCGGAGTGGACAGATTGCCCTGAAAGCCTCCGCCGCCACTGTAAATTGCCTGGATTGTGTGTTGGCCCACGCTAAGCGGAGTCGTTAGGTTCAGTGTCGCCAGGCTCGCAGTCACTGGAACCGTGCCGAGGACATTCGTTCCATCCCTGAACACCACGGTGCCATTGGTCCCCGGAGAAGGCGAGACCGTCGCCGTTAGAGTCGCGTTTTGCCCTCGCTCAATGGAATTTTGCTGCCCAGGATGCAGCGGTGTAACAACCAACGTTATTGCACTGCTTGTGCCCGTGTCTCCGGGATTGTTAATCACCTGCGTCAGGACCGGCGAAGTGCTGGAAGCATACAGGGAATCGCCACTGTAAACCGCTGTGATGGAGTGCGCCCCAGCGGTTAGGGTTGTGGTCAGAAACGAGGCAGTGCCTGATCCATCGAGAGCCTGTCCGGTTGTAAGAGTGGTATTGCCATCCTTGAAATCCACGGTTCCCGTGGGCACACCGCCAACAAGGGCCGAGACGGTAGCTGTGAAGCCGACTGACTGGCCCATTTGCGAAGGGTTAGCGTTGGTGACGACCATGACTGCCGCCGGGGCTTTATTGACGGTTTGAGTGAACGGAGAGCTCGTGCTGCCCAGAAAGTTTGCATCCCCAATGTGTACGGCCGCGATGCTATGTTGACCGGGCAATAGTAACGAACTCGCGTAGCTGGCTGTCCCGCCGGTCAGTGCGACAGGCGCTCCCAGCGTGGCGCCGCCATCATAAAATTGGACCGCGCCGGTCGGCGTCCCTGATCCAGGCGCAAGTGTCGAGACGGTTGCTGTGAATGTTATTTGTTGACCGAAAGTGGAAGGATTTATGGAAGACGAAACGCTCGTCGAAGTCGCAGCCGCAGTCACGTTTTGATTAAATGGCTGCGAAACGGCAGGCAAGTAAT belongs to Terriglobales bacterium and includes:
- the ftsZ gene encoding cell division protein FtsZ; protein product: MTDPKSKNSDIRIQFNEEIRNNAKIKVIGVGGGGGNAVNRMIDAHVEGVEFVAANTDLQALQMCRAPIKIQLGVKLTNGLGAGANPDVGRKGALEDADKIIEALEGADMIFVTAGLGGGTGTGAAPIIASLASEMGALTVGVVTKPFAFEGKRRMQQAEKGLAELIECVDTMIVIPNEKLLAVAQNAGFFESFRVADDILRQAVQGISDIITIPGIINRDFADVKAIMAGMGFAVMGTATAKGERRATQAAQAAIASPLLEAGAIDGARGILINITGSSSLRLAEVNEASTIIQSASHEDANIIFGAVLDEKMKEEVKITVIATGFRETKSQQRERSATAAAVAISSARAASSFTPSKPTELPQPQRLAPEAGGQAQVPPKNTFTPALQRTPAAPTRETPSLDQVKSNVTSNFPQDDLDVPAFIRKRGDQ